In a genomic window of Amphiprion ocellaris isolate individual 3 ecotype Okinawa chromosome 13, ASM2253959v1, whole genome shotgun sequence:
- the rnf44 gene encoding RING finger protein 44 isoform X1, with the protein MRPWEIAVNRLPPTAPLNPRRFLGEPCNAPVHLRRSPPVRRQWGRRDRPVLHTSPVQDENFHHLLFSQHHQQVPLDESRQYSHTSTAPRMLHPAAHLPQQNPIMVDLHDQMHQGSVPISYTVTTVTTHGFPIHTGQPLPGCNTQQLPACSVMFSGQLSLLCCLPPPLIQACTMQHIPVSYQAFPPLISSEHFVLHPTPSVPPHQPPHLTPLSQFVPLQPQHPRMPLQRVENEVDLRGDQHPLGTFSYPPSHHPPALPPSLPLQYLPQEPLHQELPFGVPYPHMLPRRVSGQRYRLQQPLPPPPPPPSYYPGFLPYFLSMLPVPPTAVGPAISLDLDVDDVEMENYEALLNLAERLGEAKPRGLTKADIEQLPSYRFNSENHLSEQTLCVVCFSDFECRQLLRVLPCNHEFHAKCVDKWLKTNRTCPICRADASDVHREVE; encoded by the exons ATGCGACCATGGGAAATAGCAGTAAATAGGCTGCCACCAACAGCCCCCTTAAATCCGAGGAGGTTCCTTGGAGAGCCCTGCAACGCCCCAGTGCATCTCAGGAGAAG CCCACCAGTGAGACGCCAGTGGGGGAGACGAGACAGGCCTGTACTGCACACTTCTCCGGTCCAGGATGAGAACTTCCATCATCTGCTTTTCTCCCAACATCACCAACAGGTTCCTTTAGATGAATCCAGACAGTACAGCCACACCAGCACAGCACCACGCATGCTTCACCCTGCTGCTCACCTGCCCCAGCAGAACCCCATCATGGTGGATCTACACGACCAG ATGCACCAGGGATCAGTTCCAATATCATACACTGTTACGACGGTGACGACCCATGGATTTCCCATCCACACCGGGCAGCCCCTTCCAGGGTGCAACACTCAGCAGCTCCCAGCATGCTCGGTAATGTTCAGCGGACagctctctctgctctgctgccttcctcctcct CTCATACAGGCATGTACCATGCAACATATACCGGTGTCTTATCAAGCTTTTCCACCCCTGATCTCCAGTGAACATTTTGTATTGCACCCAACCCCATCTGTACCACCCCACCAGCCGCCGCACCTTACTCCTTTGAGCCAGTTTGTCCCTTTACAGCCTCAGCACCCACGCATG CCTCTACAGAGGGTAGAAAATGAAGTTGACCTAAGAGGAGACCAGCACCCATTAGGGACCTTCTCCTACCCTCCTTCTCATCACCCACCAGCGCtgcctccttctctccctctacAGTATCTTCCTCAAGAGCCTCTGCATCAGGAGCTTCCCTTCGGAGTG CCATATCCCCACATGCTGCCCCGGAGAGTGAGTGGACAGAGATACCGGTTGCAGCAGCCTCtcccgcctcctcctccacctccatcttACTACCCAGGCTTCCTCCCGTACTTCCT GTCAATGCTCCCTGTGCCTCCAACAGCAGTGGGCCCAGCCATCAGCCTAGACCTGGATGTGGATGATGTGGAGATGGAGAACTATGAA gCATTATTGAATCTGGCAGAAAGGTTGGGTGAAGCAAAACCACGTGGACTCACAAAAGCAGATATAGAGCAACTTCCGTCCTACAGATTCAACTCAGAGAATCATCTATCTGAACAAACGCT GTGTGTTGTGTGCTTTAGTGATTTTGAGTGTAGGCAGCTACTTCGGGTATTACCTTGTAACCACGAATTCCATGCTAAATGTGTGGATAAATGGTTAAAG ACCAATCGCACTTGTCCTATTTGCCGAGCCGATGCCTCTGACGTACACCGGGAGGTGGAGTGA
- the rnf44 gene encoding RING finger protein 44 isoform X2: protein MRPWEIAVNRLPPTAPLNPRRFLGEPCNAPVHLRRSPPVRRQWGRRDRPVLHTSPVQDENFHHLLFSQHHQQVPLDESRQYSHTSTAPRMLHPAAHLPQQNPIMVDLHDQMHQGSVPISYTVTTVTTHGFPIHTGQPLPGCNTQQLPACSLIQACTMQHIPVSYQAFPPLISSEHFVLHPTPSVPPHQPPHLTPLSQFVPLQPQHPRMPLQRVENEVDLRGDQHPLGTFSYPPSHHPPALPPSLPLQYLPQEPLHQELPFGVPYPHMLPRRVSGQRYRLQQPLPPPPPPPSYYPGFLPYFLSMLPVPPTAVGPAISLDLDVDDVEMENYEALLNLAERLGEAKPRGLTKADIEQLPSYRFNSENHLSEQTLCVVCFSDFECRQLLRVLPCNHEFHAKCVDKWLKTNRTCPICRADASDVHREVE, encoded by the exons ATGCGACCATGGGAAATAGCAGTAAATAGGCTGCCACCAACAGCCCCCTTAAATCCGAGGAGGTTCCTTGGAGAGCCCTGCAACGCCCCAGTGCATCTCAGGAGAAG CCCACCAGTGAGACGCCAGTGGGGGAGACGAGACAGGCCTGTACTGCACACTTCTCCGGTCCAGGATGAGAACTTCCATCATCTGCTTTTCTCCCAACATCACCAACAGGTTCCTTTAGATGAATCCAGACAGTACAGCCACACCAGCACAGCACCACGCATGCTTCACCCTGCTGCTCACCTGCCCCAGCAGAACCCCATCATGGTGGATCTACACGACCAG ATGCACCAGGGATCAGTTCCAATATCATACACTGTTACGACGGTGACGACCCATGGATTTCCCATCCACACCGGGCAGCCCCTTCCAGGGTGCAACACTCAGCAGCTCCCAGCATGCTCG CTCATACAGGCATGTACCATGCAACATATACCGGTGTCTTATCAAGCTTTTCCACCCCTGATCTCCAGTGAACATTTTGTATTGCACCCAACCCCATCTGTACCACCCCACCAGCCGCCGCACCTTACTCCTTTGAGCCAGTTTGTCCCTTTACAGCCTCAGCACCCACGCATG CCTCTACAGAGGGTAGAAAATGAAGTTGACCTAAGAGGAGACCAGCACCCATTAGGGACCTTCTCCTACCCTCCTTCTCATCACCCACCAGCGCtgcctccttctctccctctacAGTATCTTCCTCAAGAGCCTCTGCATCAGGAGCTTCCCTTCGGAGTG CCATATCCCCACATGCTGCCCCGGAGAGTGAGTGGACAGAGATACCGGTTGCAGCAGCCTCtcccgcctcctcctccacctccatcttACTACCCAGGCTTCCTCCCGTACTTCCT GTCAATGCTCCCTGTGCCTCCAACAGCAGTGGGCCCAGCCATCAGCCTAGACCTGGATGTGGATGATGTGGAGATGGAGAACTATGAA gCATTATTGAATCTGGCAGAAAGGTTGGGTGAAGCAAAACCACGTGGACTCACAAAAGCAGATATAGAGCAACTTCCGTCCTACAGATTCAACTCAGAGAATCATCTATCTGAACAAACGCT GTGTGTTGTGTGCTTTAGTGATTTTGAGTGTAGGCAGCTACTTCGGGTATTACCTTGTAACCACGAATTCCATGCTAAATGTGTGGATAAATGGTTAAAG ACCAATCGCACTTGTCCTATTTGCCGAGCCGATGCCTCTGACGTACACCGGGAGGTGGAGTGA